The Methanoregula boonei 6A8 genome has a window encoding:
- a CDS encoding type 1 glutamine amidotransferase yields the protein MITILRHGEHEPAGTIEDTLNAKNEPFTVIRLYESDPVPADPPERLIVLGGQMSVNDEREFPFLVDEKSLVKKAVARGSTVFGICLGAQMIAAACGKTVYAGEKELGWRTLTGCNSPGHRFFPGQFNVFHWHKETFDLPEGARLLATGTAVKNQAFMLNNALGVQFHTEVTKEIITFWAKDLGADERDLILKDSEEKLIENRILCDAIVSVFLAGWKW from the coding sequence ATGATCACGATCCTCCGGCACGGGGAACACGAACCCGCGGGTACTATCGAAGATACCCTGAATGCGAAAAACGAGCCTTTCACGGTCATCAGGCTGTACGAAAGCGATCCCGTTCCGGCCGACCCGCCGGAACGGCTTATCGTCCTTGGCGGCCAGATGAGCGTGAACGATGAGCGGGAATTCCCATTCCTTGTCGATGAAAAATCGCTCGTAAAAAAGGCCGTGGCCCGCGGTTCCACGGTGTTTGGGATCTGCCTTGGCGCCCAGATGATTGCAGCGGCCTGCGGGAAAACCGTGTATGCCGGAGAGAAGGAACTCGGCTGGCGGACGCTCACCGGCTGTAACTCCCCCGGCCATCGCTTCTTCCCAGGACAGTTCAACGTGTTCCACTGGCATAAGGAGACATTCGATCTCCCGGAAGGAGCCCGCCTCCTTGCAACCGGGACTGCGGTGAAGAACCAGGCGTTCATGCTCAATAACGCGCTCGGTGTCCAGTTTCACACGGAGGTAACAAAGGAGATCATTACCTTCTGGGCAAAGGATCTTGGCGCGGACGAGCGGGATCTGATCCTGAAAGACTCCGAAGAAAAACTTATCGAGAACAGGATCCTGTGCGACGCGATCGTCAGCGTGTTCCTTGCCGGCTGGAAATGGTGA
- a CDS encoding TIGR01458 family HAD-type hydrolase — MPDRKIRGFLIDLDGVLYTGDTPVPGAVEAIEFLTENGYPFRCLSNSTRKCRATIAARLEKMGFDIPEHSIFTPPLAAVRYMEAAGKDKAFLLVTGDVDRDFSGACTDDGSGHMDYVVVGDAGDNVTYANLNHAFRCLMEGAGLIALEKDRYWMDRDGLSLSAGPVVAALEMASGTTATVVGKPSKEFFGLALRDMGLAAGEVAMIGDDIFTDIGGAQAAGIRGVLVRTGKFRKDVCEKSTIIPVAIINSIRDIGTLL; from the coding sequence ATGCCGGACCGGAAGATCAGGGGTTTTTTAATCGATCTCGACGGCGTGCTCTATACCGGGGACACCCCGGTCCCCGGAGCTGTTGAGGCAATTGAATTCCTGACAGAAAACGGCTACCCCTTCCGGTGCCTCTCCAACTCTACCCGGAAATGTCGGGCAACGATCGCGGCCCGGCTGGAAAAAATGGGTTTTGATATTCCGGAACACTCGATCTTCACTCCACCCCTTGCCGCGGTCCGGTACATGGAGGCGGCAGGAAAAGACAAGGCCTTCCTGCTTGTGACCGGCGATGTTGACCGGGACTTTTCCGGCGCCTGCACAGATGACGGTTCGGGGCACATGGACTATGTGGTGGTCGGCGATGCGGGGGATAATGTAACCTATGCAAATCTCAACCACGCCTTCCGCTGCCTGATGGAGGGGGCGGGACTTATCGCACTCGAAAAAGACCGGTACTGGATGGACCGGGACGGGCTTTCGCTCTCGGCCGGGCCGGTAGTTGCGGCCCTTGAAATGGCCTCTGGCACGACTGCAACCGTGGTCGGGAAGCCATCAAAGGAATTTTTCGGCCTTGCACTCCGGGACATGGGGCTTGCGGCCGGAGAGGTCGCCATGATCGGCGACGATATCTTCACCGATATCGGCGGGGCACAGGCTGCCGGTATACGGGGTGTCCTTGTCAGGACAGGTAAGTTCAGAAAGGATGTATGCGAAAAAAGTACTATAATTCCAGTGGCAATTATAAACTCTATCCGCGATATCGGAACGCTCCTGTAA
- a CDS encoding DNA-methyltransferase, producing the protein MKQEKVKDKAGKAKVRKGSKDAKAPLPSRENPEIEPFVNRIFCGDALSVLSGMPSESVDLVITSPPYNFGHAYAQDPHDDTREWNDYFATLNAVWTECVRVLRPGGRMAVNVQPLFSDYVPTHHIISNQLLGLGLLWKAEFLWEKNNYNAKYTAWGSWKSPSMPYIKYTWEFVEIFDKGTHKKTGRREDIDITSDEFKEWVIGRWKIPPEHRMKEFDHPAMFPEELPRRVMKLFSYKNDIVIDPFNGAGTTTLAAAKCGRRFIGIDVSHQYCDTAVRRLREATDQRLPEPEP; encoded by the coding sequence TTGAAGCAGGAAAAAGTAAAGGACAAGGCCGGGAAGGCAAAGGTCCGTAAAGGTTCAAAGGATGCCAAGGCACCCCTCCCTTCCCGGGAAAACCCGGAGATCGAACCTTTTGTCAACCGGATCTTCTGCGGGGATGCGCTTTCTGTCCTTTCCGGGATGCCCTCTGAAAGCGTGGATCTTGTCATCACCTCGCCACCCTACAATTTCGGCCACGCATATGCCCAGGATCCCCATGATGACACCCGGGAGTGGAACGATTATTTTGCCACGCTCAATGCAGTCTGGACAGAATGTGTCCGGGTGCTTCGGCCCGGAGGCAGGATGGCAGTCAATGTCCAGCCGCTCTTCTCGGACTATGTCCCCACCCACCATATCATCTCAAACCAGCTCCTGGGGCTGGGCCTTCTCTGGAAAGCGGAATTCCTCTGGGAGAAGAACAACTACAACGCCAAGTACACCGCATGGGGGAGCTGGAAATCCCCCTCCATGCCCTACATCAAGTACACCTGGGAGTTTGTCGAGATCTTTGACAAGGGGACCCACAAGAAGACCGGACGGCGCGAGGATATTGATATTACCTCCGATGAATTCAAGGAATGGGTGATCGGCCGCTGGAAGATCCCGCCCGAGCACCGGATGAAAGAGTTCGACCACCCGGCAATGTTTCCCGAGGAACTGCCCCGACGGGTCATGAAACTTTTCTCGTACAAAAACGATATCGTGATCGACCCCTTCAACGGGGCCGGGACAACCACGCTTGCTGCCGCAAAATGCGGCCGCCGGTTTATCGGGATTGATGTCTCGCACCAGTACTGCGACACAGCGGTACGGCGCCTCCGGGAAGCAACGGATCAGCGCCTTCCCGAACCTGAACCGTGA
- a CDS encoding PGF-pre-PGF domain-containing protein: protein MNKPTLLPARTVFTLLLLSLLIGIGAAASAPSVTDITPDTRENTTRTFTANISGSGFAAGAQVLLVPVGARPIHAGSITDGGGTAPFLNGPLAVFLSGSHAYVASQGSNALEIIDVADPAHPVHKGSLLNGTGGALLKAPTGVAVSGNYAYVTSSGNNALEIVDISNPAHPVHAGSITNGTGGALLYNPQSVAVSGRYAYVAGSGSNSLEIVEISDPAAPVHAGTMKDDILFKNPTGVFVSGNYAYVTSSGNNTLEIIDVSNPANPVHKGTINDGKGKSPFLKNPKNVFVIRNFAYVASFGDNTLEIVDVANPANPIHKGALVSGTGEAMLGAPTGVYVSDHYAYVASYGSNALEIVDVSNPAVPIHLGTISNMPGGALLDVPSGVSVSGPYAYVTGKTGNSLEIVDIGSVISIPAGSVTWRSATMIASTFNLTGAAAGKYNVVVANPGSPPGTLAGGFTVTAPQPCPTVTGITPSSGTNATLIQITDLTGSNFNTTIAPTVKLNRTGFTDILATNVTALRSTQLTCTFDLTGREAGSWNVVVTNPDERGGLLQNGFSVIYQVPTTPPTTVPTTLPTEVPTTFPTDVPTLTRTTVPTNTQPVPPPEPTPLPAITGSGGSVSESGISGRGISSVATSPGAPAGGIMSFALDNAGSRGFAEYPYTVTAATLVPSQPLGPTDLIVAYGMTVRPPGNDHVTAGIVSLEPVATNPSAISSGTITFAVADTWLRANRLTPAHVTLMRLEEDIWSELPTTYLNRSGDAHYFTATTPGFSYLAVSTRSSMGGVNSIGTMDTAALSPAVSMPVVSVAPAPPVAPDTPASVDRTPEVPRTPPVPANNGVPQASGTGTAAAVIGTAGAAPACGLYLRRWWIRRQNPKLFRKYD from the coding sequence ATGAACAAACCCACACTCCTGCCAGCACGTACCGTATTCACCCTTCTTCTCCTGTCCCTCCTGATCGGGATCGGTGCTGCCGCGTCAGCTCCCTCGGTTACCGACATTACCCCGGATACAAGAGAAAATACGACCCGTACTTTTACCGCAAACATCTCCGGTTCGGGTTTTGCGGCCGGGGCGCAGGTACTTCTGGTGCCAGTGGGCGCCCGCCCCATCCATGCAGGCAGCATCACCGACGGGGGAGGCACGGCCCCGTTCCTGAACGGCCCCCTGGCGGTTTTTCTTTCTGGCTCCCATGCATACGTGGCCAGCCAGGGGAGTAATGCGCTCGAAATTATCGATGTCGCGGATCCGGCCCATCCGGTCCACAAAGGCAGCCTCCTCAACGGGACCGGGGGTGCTCTCCTGAAGGCTCCCACCGGTGTAGCCGTATCAGGGAACTATGCGTATGTAACAAGTTCCGGGAACAACGCCCTGGAAATCGTCGATATCTCAAACCCGGCACACCCGGTTCATGCAGGGAGCATCACCAACGGAACCGGCGGGGCGCTCCTTTACAACCCCCAGTCAGTCGCTGTTTCCGGCAGGTATGCATATGTGGCAGGCTCCGGGAGTAATTCCCTGGAGATCGTGGAAATATCCGATCCTGCCGCCCCGGTTCATGCAGGCACCATGAAAGATGATATCCTCTTCAAAAATCCGACCGGCGTATTTGTCTCAGGTAATTATGCATATGTAACCAGTTCCGGAAACAACACCCTTGAGATCATAGATGTCTCAAACCCGGCCAATCCCGTTCACAAGGGCACCATCAATGATGGAAAGGGAAAATCTCCATTCCTGAAAAACCCCAAAAATGTGTTCGTCATCAGGAATTTCGCCTACGTTGCAAGCTTCGGGGACAACACCCTTGAGATCGTGGATGTCGCAAACCCCGCAAACCCGATCCATAAGGGAGCCCTGGTAAGTGGTACGGGTGAGGCCATGCTGGGTGCTCCCACGGGCGTGTATGTGTCCGACCATTACGCGTATGTGGCAAGTTACGGGAGCAACGCGCTTGAAATTGTAGATGTTTCGAATCCCGCCGTCCCGATTCATCTCGGTACTATTTCGAACATGCCCGGAGGTGCGCTGCTGGATGTCCCCTCCGGTGTGTCCGTGTCCGGCCCGTACGCGTATGTGACCGGTAAGACCGGCAATTCGCTGGAGATCGTTGATATCGGGAGTGTGATCTCGATTCCGGCAGGCAGCGTTACGTGGCGCTCTGCGACAATGATTGCCAGCACATTCAACCTGACTGGTGCCGCAGCCGGGAAATATAATGTCGTTGTCGCTAACCCCGGGAGTCCTCCGGGAACACTGGCGGGAGGTTTTACCGTCACTGCTCCGCAGCCGTGCCCTACGGTCACCGGCATCACCCCCTCCAGCGGTACCAATGCGACCCTTATCCAGATTACGGATCTCACGGGGAGCAACTTCAACACAACCATTGCCCCTACAGTGAAACTGAATCGTACCGGATTTACCGACATCCTGGCCACCAATGTAACGGCCCTCCGGTCAACGCAACTTACCTGTACGTTCGATCTGACCGGCCGGGAAGCCGGCAGCTGGAACGTTGTGGTGACTAACCCCGACGAGCGGGGAGGTCTTCTCCAGAACGGATTCTCGGTAATATACCAGGTACCAACAACCCCCCCAACCACAGTACCGACAACTCTTCCAACGGAAGTACCTACAACTTTCCCGACCGATGTGCCAACCCTCACCCGGACTACGGTTCCGACAAACACTCAACCGGTTCCTCCACCGGAACCAACACCCCTGCCAGCGATAACAGGTTCTGGGGGCAGCGTGTCGGAGAGCGGAATATCCGGTCGGGGCATATCATCTGTAGCCACATCTCCCGGCGCACCCGCGGGAGGGATTATGTCATTTGCCCTCGATAATGCGGGAAGCAGGGGATTTGCGGAGTACCCCTATACTGTCACTGCGGCTACCCTCGTCCCGTCCCAGCCTCTTGGCCCTACCGATCTCATCGTCGCATATGGCATGACAGTACGGCCCCCGGGTAACGATCACGTCACCGCGGGAATCGTTTCCCTTGAGCCGGTTGCCACAAATCCATCTGCCATCAGCTCCGGGACTATCACCTTTGCCGTGGCAGATACCTGGCTCCGGGCAAACCGTCTCACACCGGCCCATGTCACTCTCATGCGCCTGGAGGAGGACATCTGGTCTGAACTGCCAACCACATACCTGAACCGTTCCGGGGATGCCCATTACTTTACGGCAACCACCCCGGGCTTCTCGTATCTTGCTGTTTCCACGCGGAGCTCCATGGGAGGGGTGAATTCCATAGGGACCATGGATACAGCCGCACTTTCCCCTGCCGTAAGTATGCCTGTGGTGTCTGTGGCCCCCGCCCCGCCAGTCGCTCCGGATACCCCTGCATCCGTAGACAGAACTCCTGAGGTACCCCGGACCCCCCCTGTTCCGGCAAATAACGGCGTCCCGCAGGCATCCGGTACCGGGACGGCTGCCGCAGTTATCGGCACTGCTGGTGCCGCACCTGCGTGCGGGCTGTATCTCCGGCGCTGGTGGATCCGGCGGCAGAACCCGAAACTGTTCCGGAAGTACGATTGA